The following are encoded together in the Vigna angularis cultivar LongXiaoDou No.4 chromosome 9, ASM1680809v1, whole genome shotgun sequence genome:
- the LOC108346911 gene encoding 50S ribosomal protein L4, chloroplastic: MASAFLTTATTPTSLSFASSSIFLSSHQFHIHKFNFPILPLTSATTSLSISCKASPIPVLNFSGEKVGESFLDLRSAPPSTARAVVHRAVVTDLQNKRRGTASTLTRAEVSGGGRKPYPQKKTGRARRGSNRTPLRPGGGVIFGPKPRDWSVKINRKEKRLAISTAVASAASSAVVVEDFAAEFAEKPRTREFIAAMKRWGLDPKEKAMFLMTEVPENVRLSSRNIGTLKMHTPRTLNLFDILDADKLVLTQDAVDYLNQRYGADYLGSDDEDEEEEDDYEGDEEGVVDGEEGTATEDSDVVN; encoded by the coding sequence ATGGCTTCAGCGTTCCTCACAACCGCCACAACCCCAACTTCTCTTTCCTTCGCCTCATCCTCCATTTTCCTCTCTTCTCACCAATTCCACATTCACAAATTCAACTTTCCAATTCTACCCCTCACCTCCGCCACCACCTCCCTCTCAATCTCCTGCAAGGCTTCTCCCATTCCCGTTCTTAATTTCTCCGGCGAGAAGGTCGGCGAGTCCTTCCTCGACCTCCGCTCCGCGCCGCCTTCAACTGCACGCGCCGTAGTCCACCGTGCCGTCGTAACTGACCTCCAGAACAAGCGCCGTGGCACGGCCTCCACGCTCACGCGCGCCGAGGTCAGCGGCGGCGGTCGGAAACCCTACCCGCAGAAGAAGACTGGTCGCGCGCGCCGCGGCTCCAACCGGACACCGCTCCGGCCTGGTGGAGGCGTCATATTCGGGCCCAAGCCTCGTGACTGGAGCGTGAAGATCAACCGCAAGGAGAAGCGGCTTGCGATCTCCACCGCGGTGGCCAGTGCCGCCTCGAGCGCCGTCGTTGTGGAGGACTTCGCGGCGGAGTTCGCGGAAAAGCCGAGGACGAGAGAGTTCATAGCGGCGATGAAGCGGTGGGGGCTGGACCCGAAGGAGAAGGCGATGTTCCTGATGACGGAGGTGCCGGAGAACGTGAGGCTGTCGAGCAGGAACATTGGGACGCTGAAGATGCACACGCCGAGGACGCTGAATTTGTTCGACATTCTGGACGCGGATAAGCTCGTGCTCACGCAGGATGCGGTGGATTATTTGAACCAGAGGTATGGGGCTGATTACTTGGgaagtgatgatgaagatgaagaagaagaagatgattatGAGGGTGATGAAGAAGGTGTGGTGGATGGTGAAGAAG